The DNA region CGCAGCGTGACAGCAGCGTCTGTTGTGCATGGCGTGAAATACTGCCGCGCATGACGGACCTGCCCGCCGCCCTGACCGCCGAGGAAACCCGCACGCTGGACACGGCCCTGAGCCTAGACGCGGCACTGAACCTGGACATGGCCCTGAACCTCGGTGAGGCGCAGGCCCGCGCGGTCCTGGCGGCCCTGCCATCCTCGCGGGGTGCGCAGGCGGCGGCGCGCGCCCTCGCGCTGGGCCGCCCGCACCTGACCCTGGAATGGACAGATGAACCGCTGCTGCTGGCCGCCGCGCACCTGCGCCTGGGCCGCCCGGACGCCGCGCTGGGTACCCTGGGTGGTCTGCCGGACACCGCCCGTCCGGCCCTGCTGCGCGCCCGCGCGGCCCTGCAAGGCGGCGCGCTCGACGCACTGGCGCAGGCCACCCACGCCCGCACCCTGGCCCGCGCCGACGGGGACGGTGGGGCGCTGGTGGTCGCCGCGACCCTGCTGGCCGAGCATCACCTGCGGGCAGGCGCGCAGCACGAGGCCCTGCGCACCCTGGCCGAGGGCCTGAAGGTCGCCGAGATGACCGGCCAGCCCGCCGACCCGCACCTGCTGGCCGTCCTGGCGCACGCGCAGAAACCCCTGAACGCCCGCAAGGCCGCCGCGACCGCCGCCAAGGCCCTGGACCGCAGCGAACCGGGCAGTCCGGCGCGCGTGCTGGCCCTGCTGGCCCTGGACCGCCCCGAAGACGCCCACGCGCAGGCGCAGCGCGGCTCGCTGGCAGCGGCGTGGTGGGAACCGTTCGCCAGGCTGGTCAGCGCAGCCCGGCCTCCTGCCACAACGCCGGAAACGGACGGTACGGCGGCGGACGGATGAACGCACGCGGCGCCGGGTTTCCCTCCAGGTACACGCTGCGGTACGTCCAGACGTTGCGTTCCTGAAGCGCGCCGTACAGCTCTGCCCCGGCACGCAGTTCGTCTGCCGCCAGCGGCTGGTGCGCCCGGTAGGCCCGCAGGAACGCGGCCCCCAGCACGGTGTCCAGCGCGAAGCAGAAATGCAGGGCGCGCACGATCTCCCAGGCGCGCGGGGCGAGGCGGGGCTGCTCCCAGTCGATGATCGCCGCCGGACGCTCCCCCAGGAAGAACACGTTCCCGTCGTGGTAGTCGCCGTGCAGGAAACGCCGGGGCAGGTGGTCGGCCACCGGGGTGTCGTCTGGCGCGAAACGCAGGTGCGTCAGGCGCTGGCGGGTGCGGGCCAGTGCCCAGCCGTCCACCTCGTCCGGGTGGGGGAGGGCCAGGATGGCTGCCTCGACCTGCCGTAACTCCTGCCGGGTGGCCCCGGCGCTGGCGGGCGGGCCGAGCACCGACACGGGAAAGTCCACGCTGCGTGGCAGTCGTCCGTGCAGATCGGCCAGGAACGCGCCCAGCGACCCTGCGTGGGCGGGGGTGAGGCGGGCGCGCGGAATGGGCGCACCGGGAGCCACCTCGAACAGGGCCGCCCAGCGGCCACCCAGGTCGGTCACGGTGTCACCCGCGTGGGTGGGCAGGACGCGCGGCGTGGGAATCCCGGCGGCACGGGCCACCCGCACGGCCGCGTGTTCCCGCCGCGCCCGGTCCAGGCGCGGGTCGCGGTACACCCGCAGGTGAAAGGCTCCGGCCTGCGCCTGCACGCGGTACGCGGCGTTCACGCTGCCGCCCCCCAGCGGCGTGACCGACTGGACCGCGCCGACCGGCCACCGCGCCTCTATCCCTGGCGCCGTGACCTCCGCTGCCGTGGGTACAGCCGCGTTCACGGTGGGGTGACCTGCACGGTCAGGCGGTCCAGGCCGCGAATCACGAAGCCGCCCGTGTACTGCGCGGCGTCCGGGCCGCCCAGGTGCAGGTCCGGCAGGGCGCGGCACAGGGCGCGCAGGCTCATGGCGAGTTCCAGGCGGGCCAGTGGGGCGCCCAGGCAGTAGTGGATGCCCAGCCCGAAGGTCAGGTGCGGGTTCGGGTCGCGGTCCAGGCGCAGTTCGTCCGGCGCGTCGAAACGCTGCGGGTCGCGGTTGCCGCTGGCGTACAGCAGGCTCACGCGGTCGCCGGGGTTCAGGGGCGCGCCGCACAGCGTCAGGGGTTCCAGCGCGATCCGCTCGAACATCGGCAGGGGCGTGTCGAAACGCAGCAGTTCCTCGACGGCGCGGCGGAACACCGGCAGGCTGTCCTCTTGCGGCGCGGCCTGCACCAGCGTCTCCCAGTGCTGCCGGTCGCGCAGCAGGGCCTGCACGCCGGCGCTCAGGCCGTTCACGCTGGCCTCGTGCCCGGCGTTCAGCAGCAGGATGCAGGTGTCGATCAACTCCTGCGCGGTCAGGCGGTCGCCGTCCTGTTCGACCTGCACGAGCGCCGTGATCAGGTCGTCGCGCGGTTCGGCGCGCCTCTGGGCGGCCAGTTCGCGCAGCAGCGCACTGAAGTCCAGCACGGCCCGCTCGGCCGCCGCCTGCTCGGGCGCCCCGGCGGACGGTTCGTACAGTTTCACGATGGCCGCCGACCAGGGGCGCAACTGCGCGCGGTGTTCTTCCGGCACGCCCAGCAGTTCCGCGATGACCGTGACGGGTAGCGGTTCGGCGTACGCGCTGACCAGATCGAACGATCCCTGTTCGCGCAGGCCGTGCAGTTGCGCGGTCAGGAGTTCCTCGATGCGCCCCTGCAATGCCTCCACGCGGCGGGGCGTGAACGCCAGTTGCACCAGCGAGCGCAGGCGCGTGTGCTTGGGCGGTTCGCTGTCGAGCAGGTGGTTACTGTTGAACGCGTCGAAGTTCGCCTGCGCCGGGTCCGGGCGCGGCCAGCCCAGTTCGTCGCGCGAGTAGCGGTGCAGGGCGCTGCGCCCGAAGCGACGGTCGCGCAGCACGGCGCTGATCTCTGCGTGGCGGGTCAGGACCACGCGGTTCATGCCGGGGTCCACGAACGCCGGGGTCTGCGCCCGCAACTGCGCCAGCAACGGGTACGGGTCACGCACGAACGCCGGGTCCGACACCGGCAGCGTGAAGGTCGGCAGGACCTGCGCGGGCAGAGCGCTCACAGGCACCCGCTCACAGGCACCCGCTCACAGGAACTGCTGCCCCTCGATGCGCGGACCGGTGCTGTCCGGTTCGTCCTGCCGCCGCGCCTGCACGTCACTGTGCGGTTCGCTGCCGTGCGGTTCGCGGTTGTGCGGTTCGCTCACGGCCGCGCCGGGCACGACCAGCGCGTGCCGGATCACGTCCCGCTGCGCGGGCGGCGCGGCCGTGCGGGATTCGGTGTCAGCGGAGGCGTCCGGCAGGGCCGGGTCGGCGGTGGGCGCGGCCGTCAGGGATGCGTCCGGGGTCGGGTCGGGGCGCACGTCGGTCAGGTCCGGCAGGGCCGCGCCTTCCAGCGTGGCGTGCTGCGGCAG from Deinococcus seoulensis includes:
- a CDS encoding phosphotransferase, with the translated sequence MNAAVPTAAEVTAPGIEARWPVGAVQSVTPLGGGSVNAAYRVQAQAGAFHLRVYRDPRLDRARREHAAVRVARAAGIPTPRVLPTHAGDTVTDLGGRWAALFEVAPGAPIPRARLTPAHAGSLGAFLADLHGRLPRSVDFPVSVLGPPASAGATRQELRQVEAAILALPHPDEVDGWALARTRQRLTHLRFAPDDTPVADHLPRRFLHGDYHDGNVFFLGERPAAIIDWEQPRLAPRAWEIVRALHFCFALDTVLGAAFLRAYRAHQPLAADELRAGAELYGALQERNVWTYRSVYLEGNPAPRAFIRPPPYRPFPALWQEAGLR
- a CDS encoding cytochrome P450; translation: MPAQVLPTFTLPVSDPAFVRDPYPLLAQLRAQTPAFVDPGMNRVVLTRHAEISAVLRDRRFGRSALHRYSRDELGWPRPDPAQANFDAFNSNHLLDSEPPKHTRLRSLVQLAFTPRRVEALQGRIEELLTAQLHGLREQGSFDLVSAYAEPLPVTVIAELLGVPEEHRAQLRPWSAAIVKLYEPSAGAPEQAAAERAVLDFSALLRELAAQRRAEPRDDLITALVQVEQDGDRLTAQELIDTCILLLNAGHEASVNGLSAGVQALLRDRQHWETLVQAAPQEDSLPVFRRAVEELLRFDTPLPMFERIALEPLTLCGAPLNPGDRVSLLYASGNRDPQRFDAPDELRLDRDPNPHLTFGLGIHYCLGAPLARLELAMSLRALCRALPDLHLGGPDAAQYTGGFVIRGLDRLTVQVTPP